A DNA window from Pseudarthrobacter sp. W1I19 contains the following coding sequences:
- a CDS encoding CaiB/BaiF CoA-transferase family protein has translation MTQQLHLEGNSLPLQGIRVLELGSFIAGPFATRIFGDFGAEVIKIEKPHGGDELRDWRKTRGTTSMLFRTIGRNKKSVALDLRSEGGLKAVKKIAAHCDVVIENFRPGTLEKWGLGPDVLQELNPDIVMVRISGYGQTGPYKNRAGFGSSAESFAGLRYVTGEPDRPAGRAAASLGDTVAGLYGVIGALMLMLQKARGQKTDTSQVVDVALYEGVFSLLESLVPDYDAYGMVRKRTGGALPGVVPTGSYLCGDDLEVVIGGNSNSVFVRLMRAIGRDDLAEDETLLTTQGRGAREEELNGAISAWTGSMPLAEVLDKLDDAGVPAGPVYDAPSIVVDKHYLARDMIQTHEVVIENEPELIRFPGVVPKIPGHQGQVNWVGPELGEHTQEVLQELAEMNADEINDLGLQEVR, from the coding sequence ATGACGCAGCAACTTCACCTTGAGGGGAACTCCCTCCCGCTCCAAGGCATCCGCGTGCTGGAGCTCGGCAGCTTTATCGCCGGACCGTTCGCAACTCGCATTTTTGGTGATTTCGGAGCTGAAGTTATCAAAATCGAGAAGCCCCACGGCGGCGATGAGTTGCGCGACTGGCGCAAGACCCGGGGAACGACCTCCATGCTGTTCCGTACCATCGGCCGGAACAAGAAATCCGTTGCCTTGGACCTGCGTTCCGAGGGCGGGCTTAAGGCAGTCAAGAAGATCGCCGCCCACTGCGACGTGGTGATCGAAAACTTCCGTCCCGGAACCCTTGAAAAGTGGGGTCTGGGCCCGGATGTCCTTCAAGAACTTAACCCCGACATCGTCATGGTCCGGATCTCCGGCTACGGCCAAACCGGCCCCTACAAGAACCGCGCCGGGTTCGGCAGCTCCGCAGAGTCCTTCGCAGGTTTGCGCTACGTCACCGGCGAGCCGGACCGGCCTGCAGGGCGTGCGGCGGCCAGCCTGGGCGATACCGTCGCCGGACTGTACGGGGTGATCGGCGCCCTGATGCTCATGCTCCAGAAAGCCCGCGGGCAGAAGACCGACACCTCCCAGGTAGTCGACGTCGCACTTTACGAAGGGGTCTTCAGCCTCCTCGAATCACTCGTCCCTGACTACGACGCCTACGGCATGGTCAGGAAGCGCACCGGCGGCGCCCTGCCCGGTGTCGTCCCCACCGGCTCCTACCTTTGCGGCGACGACCTCGAGGTCGTCATCGGGGGCAACTCAAACTCCGTGTTCGTCCGGCTCATGCGGGCGATCGGCCGGGACGACCTGGCCGAGGACGAAACACTCCTTACTACCCAAGGCCGCGGTGCCCGCGAGGAAGAGCTGAACGGCGCCATCTCCGCCTGGACCGGCAGCATGCCCCTGGCTGAGGTCCTGGACAAGCTGGACGACGCCGGCGTCCCCGCCGGCCCCGTCTACGACGCGCCGAGCATCGTTGTGGACAAGCACTACCTGGCCCGCGACATGATCCAGACCCACGAGGTGGTCATCGAAAACGAACCCGAGCTGATCCGCTTCCCCGGCGTTGTTCCCAAGATCCCCGGCCATCAGGGCCAGGTCAACTGGGTTGGCCCGGAACTGGGCGAACACACCCAGGAGGTCCTCCAGGAACTCGCAGAGATGAACGCTGACGAGATCAATGACCTCGGACTGCAGGAGGTGCGCTGA
- a CDS encoding 2-hydroxycarboxylate transporter family protein, producing MLPQDVEDSAADWGDLIGTVLVPALLVGVSLTYIDITEVLASLSNPLFILLTISTVVIATLTSGILGWLVKFNFVEASITPGLVMADTGGSGDVAVLSAANRLHLMPFAALTNRLGGALVLFVTSLIVPFLA from the coding sequence TTGCTCCCCCAGGACGTAGAAGACTCCGCCGCCGACTGGGGCGACCTGATCGGCACCGTCCTCGTTCCCGCACTCCTGGTCGGCGTCAGCCTCACCTACATCGACATCACCGAAGTACTCGCCTCGCTGAGCAACCCGCTGTTCATCCTCCTGACCATCTCCACCGTTGTCATCGCCACCCTGACCTCCGGCATCCTGGGATGGCTGGTCAAGTTCAACTTCGTCGAAGCATCCATCACCCCGGGCCTGGTCATGGCAGACACCGGCGGCAGCGGTGACGTTGCAGTTCTCAGCGCGGCAAACCGCCTGCACCTCATGCCGTTCGCAGCCCTGACCAACCGGCTCGGCGGAGCGCTGGTCCTGTTCGTGACGTCGCTGATCGTCCCGTTCCTCGCCTAA
- a CDS encoding ribbon-helix-helix protein, CopG family, translated as MAMNLRVPDDLDRRLDQLAAEAHTSKSALLLQGAELVLQRHRRTREIGEGLDFVMSHDAELLTRLEDA; from the coding sequence ATGGCTATGAATCTGCGTGTCCCGGACGATCTCGATCGTCGTCTGGACCAACTTGCCGCCGAGGCGCACACCTCGAAGTCGGCTTTGCTGCTGCAGGGTGCGGAGTTGGTGCTCCAGCGTCACCGGCGCACTCGCGAGATCGGTGAGGGTCTGGATTTCGTGATGAGCCATGACGCCGAGCTTTTGACGCGCCTTGAGGATGCGTGA
- a CDS encoding isocitrate/isopropylmalate dehydrogenase family protein: MTHYDIAVIPGDGIGTEVVDAALSVLKECEGRYGLKLNYTSYDFSADLYRRTGRKITAVDMDEIGKKDAVLFGAMGLPDVRGPEGLELGAQVEMRAHYGLFSSLRPVRLFPGVESPVKAKNVDMLVIRETSEGMFAGLADHHEPSDETASDRMTITRATCEKLFDVAFSQARARRKRGTPGHVTLLHKSNALRSNVLMEKVFDEVAAKNSDIGSAKYYIDAGSMYMVTDPERYDVVVSENIFGDILSEIAAGLVGGLGVAPSADVSLTRGVFQPSHGSAPDIAGKGIANPTAMILSASMMLEWLGERHGDDLCTQAAQNIQTAVESALLTGPLARDLGGTADTQEVLETILNALPA; this comes from the coding sequence ATGACTCACTATGACATCGCTGTCATTCCCGGAGACGGAATCGGAACTGAAGTGGTCGACGCGGCTCTGTCGGTACTAAAGGAATGCGAAGGACGCTACGGGCTGAAGCTGAACTACACGTCCTACGACTTCAGCGCAGACCTGTACCGGCGTACCGGACGAAAGATCACTGCGGTCGATATGGATGAGATCGGCAAGAAAGACGCTGTTCTGTTCGGTGCGATGGGGCTGCCGGACGTGCGCGGACCCGAGGGCCTTGAACTGGGCGCCCAGGTTGAAATGCGGGCCCACTACGGGCTCTTCTCAAGCCTACGGCCGGTTCGGCTTTTCCCGGGAGTCGAGAGCCCTGTCAAGGCGAAGAACGTCGACATGCTCGTCATCCGCGAAACGTCCGAAGGGATGTTCGCTGGCCTGGCCGATCATCATGAGCCCAGCGACGAGACTGCGAGTGATCGTATGACCATCACCCGGGCCACGTGCGAGAAGCTCTTCGACGTCGCGTTTTCACAGGCGCGGGCGCGTCGCAAGCGGGGCACTCCCGGACACGTAACGCTGCTGCACAAATCAAATGCTCTGCGCAGCAACGTTTTGATGGAGAAGGTTTTCGACGAGGTCGCGGCTAAAAACTCCGATATCGGAAGTGCAAAGTACTACATCGATGCCGGGTCGATGTACATGGTGACCGACCCGGAACGGTACGACGTAGTCGTCTCAGAAAATATCTTCGGCGACATCCTTTCCGAGATCGCCGCTGGCCTCGTCGGCGGTCTCGGCGTCGCGCCTTCTGCCGACGTCAGCCTCACACGCGGCGTGTTTCAGCCCTCACACGGAAGTGCGCCCGACATCGCTGGCAAGGGCATCGCGAACCCGACCGCGATGATCCTCTCGGCCTCGATGATGCTGGAGTGGCTGGGCGAACGCCATGGAGATGACCTCTGCACTCAGGCAGCACAGAACATCCAAACCGCGGTCGAGTCGGCACTCCTGACGGGACCCCTGGCGCGTGATCTGGGCGGGACAGCCGACACCCAGGAAGTTCTGGAGACCATCCTCAACGCTTTGCCGGCATAG
- a CDS encoding FAD-binding and (Fe-S)-binding domain-containing protein, with translation MIDIRDDLTTRAAYVSDASIYRRLPAAVVEPRNAEEVREALALAQSRGWSVISRGGGTSVAGNAIGEGLIIDTSRHFNRIKSIDPETMTAVIEPGVVCDQLRDAASEFGLTYGPDPSTHSRCTIGGMVANNACGSHSVAWGTSADNLVAVKVMLGDGSEIELGKGFTSEPKITLALTALRDRHLAMLRTELGQFPRQVSGYGLHYLLSEHGFDTAKAFAGTEGTCGVITELTVKLVRKPAHTALAVLGFEDVFAAAAAAPKLRIAHVYTIEGMGADLIQALQTRPGRETAGSELPAGGGWLYCEVGADTLQEAETRALELPGLISEKVVDSIVVPEGPLAKALWNIREAGAGIVTRLPEGGEAWPGWEDSAVPPHRFGEYLRDLYDLMDESDLSGIPFGHFGEGCVHIRISFDFSSDAGVAAYREFIEKAAELVRRYGGSVSGEHGDGRARSELLATIYTPEALTSFSEFKNIFDLEGFFNPGVLVNPEPVDQGIRPGPGARTFELTPVHAFTRDEGSFANAVNRCVGVGACRSDVGAMCPSFQATKDEVHSTRGRARSLAEMLRGESITDGWKSKETLEALDLCLSCKACATECPVNVDMATYKAEFLHHHYRHGLFSFIGKNRRPMAQFTMGWMPYLMRITERIPFAFRLINLLESFRPIEELTKRLGGIETKRRMITFAPQPLTAWFRRRRSSSAEVDDTRESVVLWPDTFTNFSADAPGKAAVDVLEAMGYRVLMPMGNVCCGLTWHSTGQLDMTKKVLRDTLDVMEPLLRAGYPVIGLEPSCTVMLQEEITELLPDDDRAALVSQLTQTLGSFAAQHLQDGKPWPFGKLSSDAGRPAEALCQVHCHQKSALGYEPELNVMEKLGVNTTVIGGGCCGLAGNWGFEPGHYDISQTLGERELFPAIRNAADGTIVLADGFSCRTQIAQGTSADGVHLAQIMLQALNRTDE, from the coding sequence ATGATCGACATCCGAGACGACCTCACCACTCGCGCCGCCTACGTCTCCGACGCGTCCATCTACCGCAGGCTCCCGGCAGCAGTCGTCGAACCGCGCAACGCCGAGGAAGTCCGGGAAGCGCTGGCCTTAGCGCAGAGTCGCGGCTGGTCGGTCATCTCCCGTGGCGGAGGAACATCCGTCGCGGGCAACGCCATCGGCGAGGGCCTCATCATCGACACTTCCAGGCACTTCAACCGGATCAAATCCATTGACCCGGAAACCATGACCGCCGTCATCGAACCGGGCGTAGTGTGCGACCAACTGCGGGACGCTGCCTCGGAATTCGGCCTCACCTACGGGCCAGACCCGTCCACCCACTCCCGATGCACAATAGGCGGAATGGTCGCGAACAACGCCTGCGGATCCCACTCCGTGGCCTGGGGCACCAGCGCAGACAACCTCGTAGCCGTCAAGGTCATGCTGGGGGACGGAAGCGAAATCGAACTCGGCAAGGGCTTCACCTCCGAACCGAAAATCACCCTTGCACTCACCGCGCTGCGCGACCGACACCTTGCAATGCTTCGCACGGAACTTGGCCAGTTCCCCCGCCAAGTCTCTGGATACGGCCTGCACTACCTGCTCAGCGAACACGGCTTCGACACCGCCAAAGCCTTCGCCGGAACGGAGGGCACCTGCGGAGTCATCACAGAGCTCACCGTTAAACTTGTCCGCAAGCCCGCACACACCGCCTTGGCAGTCCTCGGGTTCGAAGACGTCTTCGCCGCCGCGGCCGCGGCCCCCAAGCTTCGAATCGCACACGTGTACACCATTGAAGGCATGGGAGCAGACCTCATCCAGGCCCTCCAAACCAGGCCAGGCAGGGAAACAGCCGGATCAGAACTGCCCGCAGGCGGAGGCTGGCTCTACTGCGAAGTCGGAGCCGACACCCTCCAGGAGGCCGAAACACGTGCCCTTGAACTGCCCGGTCTGATATCCGAGAAGGTCGTCGACTCCATCGTCGTGCCTGAAGGTCCCCTCGCAAAAGCCCTCTGGAACATCCGCGAAGCAGGCGCCGGCATCGTCACCCGCCTGCCTGAGGGCGGAGAAGCCTGGCCCGGCTGGGAAGACTCAGCCGTCCCTCCCCACCGTTTTGGCGAGTACCTGCGTGACCTCTACGACCTGATGGACGAAAGCGACCTGTCCGGCATCCCCTTCGGCCACTTCGGCGAAGGATGCGTCCACATCCGAATCTCCTTCGACTTCAGCAGCGACGCCGGCGTCGCCGCCTACCGGGAATTCATCGAAAAAGCCGCAGAACTCGTCCGCCGCTACGGAGGCTCCGTTTCCGGCGAACACGGTGACGGCCGGGCCCGCTCCGAACTATTGGCAACCATCTACACACCCGAAGCCCTGACATCATTTAGCGAGTTCAAGAACATCTTCGATCTGGAAGGCTTCTTCAACCCTGGTGTCCTGGTAAACCCGGAACCTGTTGACCAAGGGATCCGCCCCGGCCCGGGAGCGCGCACCTTCGAACTGACACCCGTCCACGCCTTTACCCGGGACGAAGGTTCCTTCGCCAACGCTGTGAACCGTTGTGTCGGTGTTGGTGCCTGCCGCTCTGATGTGGGTGCCATGTGCCCGTCTTTCCAGGCAACCAAAGACGAAGTCCATTCAACCCGGGGCCGCGCCCGGTCACTCGCGGAGATGCTCAGGGGCGAAAGCATCACTGACGGATGGAAATCGAAGGAAACCCTCGAAGCCCTTGACCTGTGCCTTTCTTGCAAGGCCTGCGCCACGGAATGCCCCGTCAACGTCGACATGGCCACCTACAAAGCGGAATTCCTCCATCACCACTATCGCCACGGACTGTTTTCGTTCATCGGAAAAAACCGGCGGCCCATGGCCCAATTCACCATGGGCTGGATGCCTTACCTCATGCGCATCACCGAACGCATCCCTTTCGCCTTCCGCCTCATCAACCTCCTAGAGTCCTTCCGACCAATCGAAGAACTGACCAAACGACTGGGTGGCATCGAGACGAAGCGGCGAATGATCACCTTTGCCCCGCAACCGCTGACGGCATGGTTCCGCCGCCGGCGCTCATCATCAGCAGAAGTCGACGATACCCGTGAATCCGTAGTCCTCTGGCCGGACACCTTCACTAACTTCTCAGCCGACGCGCCCGGGAAAGCAGCAGTCGACGTCCTGGAAGCAATGGGATACCGCGTTCTCATGCCAATGGGCAATGTCTGCTGCGGTCTTACGTGGCACTCCACAGGGCAGTTGGACATGACCAAAAAGGTCCTGCGAGACACCCTCGATGTAATGGAACCGCTGTTACGTGCGGGATATCCGGTGATCGGCTTAGAGCCATCGTGCACCGTCATGCTGCAAGAGGAAATTACTGAACTGCTGCCGGATGACGACCGCGCTGCACTCGTTTCGCAACTCACTCAGACCCTTGGGTCGTTCGCCGCCCAGCACCTCCAAGACGGCAAGCCCTGGCCATTCGGGAAACTATCCAGCGATGCGGGCCGTCCTGCTGAAGCGCTGTGTCAGGTGCATTGCCATCAAAAGTCAGCCCTTGGATATGAACCGGAACTTAATGTCATGGAAAAACTCGGCGTAAACACCACTGTCATCGGGGGAGGCTGCTGTGGGTTGGCTGGCAACTGGGGCTTCGAACCAGGCCACTACGACATCTCCCAGACTCTCGGTGAGCGGGAACTGTTCCCCGCCATCCGAAACGCTGCGGACGGCACCATCGTTCTCGCAGACGGATTCTCTTGCCGCACTCAAATCGCGCAGGGAACCTCCGCCGACGGAGTGCACCTCGCCCAGATCATGCTCCAAGCCCTAAACCGGACAGACGAGTGA
- a CDS encoding hydroxymethylglutaryl-CoA lyase, with translation MKVDITDVFLRDGLQDEPVIVSTAHKLEIAQALIAAGIKRIEAASFVNPKRVPQMADAADVISSLPVVNGVTYTSLALNGKGIERAVEAGATDIQVVTSASQAHSTANAGQAIEDALAGIAASVARYPETRFFAGISTAFTCPFEGSIDPEYLLRVVRAFSDMGIRDVGLADTLGTTPTEQVLASLNHVRDAEPDLKYCLHLHNAHHQALATAGAAVSAGVVRFDAALGGYGGCPFAPGAHGNIATEELVRYLHDAGHETGIDEDRLADAVRLARDVVAQSPAALLDPAR, from the coding sequence ATGAAGGTGGACATCACCGACGTTTTCCTGCGCGATGGCCTGCAGGACGAACCGGTCATCGTCTCCACTGCCCACAAGCTGGAAATAGCCCAGGCCCTCATTGCCGCTGGAATCAAACGCATCGAAGCCGCGTCGTTCGTAAACCCGAAACGAGTTCCACAGATGGCCGACGCCGCCGACGTCATCTCCTCACTGCCTGTGGTGAACGGCGTCACCTACACCAGCCTTGCCCTTAATGGGAAGGGCATCGAACGGGCCGTCGAGGCCGGCGCCACAGACATCCAGGTGGTCACATCCGCTAGCCAGGCGCACAGCACTGCTAATGCCGGGCAAGCCATCGAGGACGCTCTCGCCGGCATCGCCGCTTCCGTTGCCCGGTACCCGGAAACCCGTTTCTTCGCGGGCATTTCCACTGCCTTTACCTGCCCCTTCGAGGGCAGCATCGACCCCGAGTACCTGCTCCGCGTGGTCCGGGCCTTCTCGGACATGGGGATCAGGGACGTCGGCCTGGCCGACACCCTGGGCACCACGCCCACCGAACAGGTGCTTGCCAGCCTGAACCACGTCCGCGACGCCGAACCGGATCTGAAGTACTGCCTCCACCTGCACAACGCCCACCACCAGGCATTGGCAACAGCGGGCGCTGCCGTAAGTGCCGGCGTCGTCCGCTTTGACGCCGCGCTGGGCGGATACGGCGGATGCCCCTTCGCGCCCGGCGCCCACGGCAACATCGCAACGGAAGAGCTGGTCCGCTACCTGCACGATGCCGGCCACGAGACAGGCATCGACGAGGACCGCCTGGCCGACGCCGTACGCCTTGCCCGCGACGTGGTAGCGCAGTCCCCCGCCGCGCTGCTGGACCCGGCGCGCTAA
- a CDS encoding type II toxin-antitoxin system death-on-curing family toxin: MTEYLEIEDALQVVDRFGFRIRDIGLLAAALARPATTVMGVEAYPQLAMKAAALMESVARFHPLIDGNKRTAWTLMVLMLWINGYRHDFSTDAAFDLVVGVAAGDVSLEASGGLIGKHLIRR, translated from the coding sequence GTGACCGAGTACCTCGAGATTGAAGACGCGTTGCAGGTCGTTGACCGGTTCGGGTTCCGTATCCGGGATATCGGTCTGCTGGCCGCGGCTCTGGCGCGTCCGGCAACGACAGTCATGGGTGTGGAAGCTTATCCGCAGTTGGCGATGAAGGCGGCGGCCTTGATGGAGTCGGTGGCGCGCTTCCACCCGCTGATCGACGGCAACAAACGCACAGCGTGGACACTGATGGTTTTGATGCTCTGGATCAACGGTTACCGGCATGACTTCAGCACCGATGCGGCATTTGATCTCGTCGTCGGGGTCGCCGCCGGTGATGTCTCACTTGAAGCCAGCGGCGGGCTGATTGGCAAGCATCTCATCAGGCGCTAG
- a CDS encoding 2-hydroxycarboxylate transporter family protein produces MSTNPGTTETTNEPTDDAMSEISPGPAGGIGHPVTETVGARPGTHYPGRLGFKIASVPAPLYLTLAGLVLAAAITGNLPDTMVVGFAATILLGGLFIWIGNLFPVVRDFGLPTVLCTFAPATLAFFGLMPENLVTVVQNFTDGHGFLDFFVVGIIAGAILGMPRALLLKAGPRFAVPIIGCLIATFVLVGLLASVTGFGFIEGILFIAAPIMAGGLGVGALPMSEMYAAKTGGDSAAFMGDLMSAVVMANVVCILIAGIYNGLGKRKKQLFVGFNGHGQLLRIKGRSDELTVPPKRDTSSFIALGKGLLIAGSLFVFGELIAALLPAACTPTPGPSSRPLSSKSSGCSPRT; encoded by the coding sequence ATGTCAACAAACCCAGGAACCACGGAAACCACCAACGAACCAACGGATGACGCCATGAGCGAGATAAGCCCCGGCCCCGCCGGCGGTATCGGACACCCCGTCACCGAAACTGTCGGCGCCCGGCCGGGCACCCACTACCCTGGCCGCTTAGGATTCAAAATCGCCAGCGTCCCTGCTCCCCTCTACCTCACCCTGGCGGGCCTCGTCCTCGCAGCCGCCATCACCGGCAACCTTCCCGACACCATGGTGGTCGGATTTGCCGCAACCATCCTGCTCGGTGGGCTGTTCATCTGGATCGGTAATCTGTTCCCGGTAGTCCGGGACTTCGGGCTGCCGACCGTCCTGTGTACCTTCGCACCCGCCACGCTGGCTTTCTTCGGCTTGATGCCCGAGAACCTGGTCACCGTTGTACAGAACTTCACCGACGGCCATGGCTTCCTGGACTTCTTCGTCGTCGGCATTATCGCCGGCGCCATCCTTGGCATGCCACGGGCACTCCTGCTCAAGGCAGGACCGCGCTTCGCAGTACCCATCATCGGTTGCCTTATCGCTACCTTCGTCCTGGTCGGGCTCCTGGCGTCCGTGACCGGGTTTGGATTCATCGAAGGCATTCTCTTCATCGCAGCCCCCATCATGGCTGGCGGCCTTGGGGTGGGTGCCCTGCCGATGTCCGAAATGTACGCCGCGAAAACCGGCGGCGACTCCGCGGCCTTCATGGGTGACCTGATGTCAGCCGTCGTCATGGCCAACGTCGTCTGCATCCTCATCGCCGGAATCTATAACGGACTGGGCAAGCGGAAAAAGCAGCTCTTCGTCGGCTTCAACGGCCACGGCCAGCTCCTGCGAATCAAGGGCCGGTCCGACGAACTCACCGTTCCCCCGAAGCGGGACACATCCTCCTTCATCGCCCTGGGCAAAGGCCTGCTTATTGCCGGCAGCCTCTTTGTCTTCGGCGAACTCATCGCAGCCCTCCTTCCGGCGGCCTGCACCCCTACGCCTGGGCCATCATCGCGGCCGCTGTCGTCAAAGTCTTCGGGTTGCTCCCCCAGGACGTAG
- a CDS encoding D-isomer specific 2-hydroxyacid dehydrogenase family protein: protein MTYKVLFVNPLNDYIDRILESTPEGFTMKVMPLSADLAEICREAEDADFLISGVDVPEEVFRAARNVQFIQYMSSGYGQLPVAVLDELGVPVAQMKTHSISVAEHALTLMLTVMRRIPASTQLLRDGKWREDLDETSYSELYNKTVGIVGLGNIGRWIGKIVHHGFGANVVFYDNAEIPLTVSELIPARTVPLEELMAVSDVVCLSLPLNAQSNKLVGRDELALMKRSGVLVNVGRGEVVDQDALIEFLREGRIAGAGLDVYEKEPLNTASELLNMEQVVCTPHMAGVGWENVQRRIATVWQNFDAVLRGDIPSGVVTATKRAVSVTTV from the coding sequence ATGACATACAAGGTTTTGTTCGTAAACCCACTGAACGACTACATCGACCGTATTCTGGAATCGACGCCAGAGGGTTTTACCATGAAAGTGATGCCGCTATCGGCTGATCTCGCGGAAATTTGCCGCGAAGCCGAAGACGCCGATTTCCTCATTTCCGGCGTCGATGTTCCCGAAGAGGTATTCCGCGCCGCCAGGAACGTGCAGTTTATTCAATACATGAGCTCCGGCTATGGGCAGCTTCCGGTTGCCGTCCTGGACGAACTCGGCGTTCCGGTTGCGCAAATGAAGACCCACTCCATCTCTGTTGCGGAACACGCACTGACGTTGATGCTGACGGTAATGCGGCGGATTCCAGCCTCTACACAGCTGCTGCGCGACGGAAAATGGCGCGAAGACCTGGATGAGACGTCCTACTCGGAGCTGTACAACAAAACAGTCGGCATAGTCGGACTGGGAAATATCGGACGCTGGATCGGCAAGATCGTCCACCACGGCTTCGGCGCCAATGTGGTCTTCTACGACAACGCGGAGATCCCGTTGACCGTGTCGGAACTGATCCCGGCCCGCACCGTGCCGTTGGAAGAGCTCATGGCGGTATCCGACGTCGTCTGCCTAAGTCTTCCCTTGAACGCGCAATCGAACAAGCTGGTCGGGCGGGACGAACTTGCCCTGATGAAGCGCAGCGGCGTTCTCGTCAATGTCGGCCGCGGCGAAGTCGTGGACCAGGACGCTCTCATCGAGTTCCTGCGCGAGGGACGCATTGCAGGAGCCGGACTTGATGTCTACGAGAAGGAGCCACTGAACACCGCCAGTGAGCTGCTGAACATGGAACAGGTGGTCTGCACGCCCCACATGGCAGGCGTCGGCTGGGAAAACGTTCAGCGCCGCATCGCGACCGTGTGGCAGAACTTCGACGCGGTCCTCCGTGGCGATATTCCAAGCGGAGTCGTAACGGCGACGAAGCGCGCGGTCAGCGTCACGACCGTTTAG